TGTCTCAGTCCCAGTGTGGCCGTTCACCCTCTCAGGTCGGCTACGCATCGTCGCCTTGGTAGGCCGTTACCCTACCAACTAGCTAATGCGCCGCAGGCCCATCTGTAAGCCACAGCTTGCACCGTGTTTCATGATCTCTCCATGCAGAGAAACCAGCTATCCGGTCTTAGCTATCGTTTCCGATAGTTATCCCGGTCTTACAGGCAGGTTGCCTACGTGTTACTCACCCGTCCGCCGCTAGCTTGTCCCCGAAGGGACAAGCCCGCTCGACTTGCATGTATTAGGCACGCCGCCAGCGTTCGTCCTGAGCCAGGATCAAACTCTCCAATAAGGTAAAGATGTCCACATCGAAATGTATCACATCTTGAATCGACTTCTCGATTGGCATAAATAACTTCCGCTAAATCGCGGTCGCTCATCCATGAATCTTCATCGATAGAGTTATTTCTAATAGCTCAATGTTAAAGCTGACCACATCGAAATGTGATGCATCTTGAACTGACTACTCGATTGGCATCAATAACTTCCGCTAAACGCGGTCGCTCATCCACGAATCTTCATCGATCAAGTTATTGCTACGAGATTTTTGCAATCTCTTTGTTTAAAGTCGTTTACACGACTTGCTTCTTCACTCGTTGTTCAGTTTTCAAAGAACAATTTCTTTCGTTCACTGCCGTGTTACCGGAGCAGCGAGAAGTAATATACCATATATCCCGATCCGAATGCAAGCTTTTTTAAAAAAACTAATTTTGAGCTTTTTTAAAGCTTGCTTGCGACCGGATTAACAATATATCACGCTGCCACTTAGATTGCAAACTCCAGATTTTCACTCACCTGTGCACTACAATTTAGCGTTCGAGTAACCGCTCCACCAATTCCTGCTCCAGTCGTTCCTTCAAAGAGTCGTTACTTACGCCAACTTTTAAACGTATTTCATTGTACTCTCTCATCAAGCTTTGAATAGTGGGCAGATCACCTTCATGAGCCAGTCGGTCTGTCTGTTCAATAACATGATACGCAATAGCTTGCGTGGCATCCTTGAAGCTCTGGTCTGCATCAGCAGCGGTTCTATAATCCGCATAGTATCTTTGTAAAGTTTCCATTAGCGACTCCTGCAATGAATAGGCCTCCTTTTTCCAGATCGAAGTAAGTTTACCTCAATTAGCCCCAAACTATACCGCCCTCAAACAAAATCAACAGCCCCCTGCCTGTATCAGCAAGGGGCTTGTCGTGTACATTCTATACCTTTTTCAATAATCTCTATATGTGTATATTTATTATTTAATATCGATGCTGGTTACAAGCTGGTCCTTGCCTTTGAGTTCGATCAAATGGCCCGCTGTGAACTGAGTAAGATTTCCGGTTAAAGTAACACTTGAGGATACATTATAAATGGCTGTTTGATTGCTGCCGTTGATCGTTTGATTAATCGAAATCGTCGAAATGCCGCCAGAAGCGTTAAGTGTCGTACTGTTCAGTGTACCCAGTACATCAAAGCTCGTATCTGCTTGTGCAAGCTTCGTCACTTCAATATAAATCACTTGATTATCCGCAGTGCGAATGTTTACTTCATCACCGATTTGTAAGGCTGCTGGGCTTACTTGCACGCCTCCGCGATACACATAGACGCTAGGGTGCAGAGCTAGTTGGTAGGTGGAGCCGGACTTCGTAAGGGTCAATACGTTATTGGCAACCGCAGTACTTACCGTGCCGCTGTCAATAGTCGACGACTGAGCCAGTTTCGTTACTTCAATATAGACAACTTGATTATTAAACGTACTCAGTTTCACTTCATCGCCTATTTGAAGCGATGTCGCAGCCACCTTCACTCCATTGCGAAGCACGAATACATCAGGATGCAGCACATATTGCGTTGTAGTACCAGATTTGGTCAGAAGAAGCACATTGTTAGATACAACAGCACTTACTGTACCTGTACTAGAATCTTGATCTTCTCCCGGCAGTTGTCCGCTAGTACGATCTAGCAATGCTGCAAGCTGCGCTCTTGTTACAGGCTGATTAGGTTTAAATGTGTTATCCTCGAAACCATCTACCAGTCCTTTATCCACAGCTACAGCCACATAGCCCACGGAACCTGCAGGAATTTGCTTGGCATCCTTGAATGTCAAGGTCGTATTCATTTTCGCTTTCGCTTCGGCTTCATATTTCAAAGCTTTAACCAGCAGTGTAGTCGCCCAGAGTCGGTCCGCTTCTTTTTGCGGCTGAACGCTGTCATCGCTTTCTGTGAAAAGATCGTTCTCCAGGGCAACGGCTACATATCCAACTGCCCATGAAGGAATTTTATCAGCGTCTTTGAAGTTCAGCTTAGTCTGCATTTCTGCTGTGGATTCCGCTTGGTCGCGAAGTCCCATCAGTCGAACAGCGGCTGTGATTGCTTCAATTCGAGTTACGGTATTGTCCGGCTTAAACGAGCCGTCCTCATAGCCTTCAAACACACGCTTAGAGGCGAGACTTGCTATGTAGCGAAGCGCCCACTCTGCATTTTTCATATCGTTGAAATTCAGGTTGATGTTTATGTTAGCTTGCACATTATTACCTTTACCATTATTGCCTTTCCCGTTTCCATGTCCATTACCATGACCATTATCTTTTGCAAATGCAGCAGTGCCGCCTCCCACAATCATCACACACGCCAAGCAAGTTGCTACCATTTTTTTGAATAACTGCTTCTTCATCAAGTTCCCTCTCCCTTTTACATTAATAATGATATGAAACTATGTTTCGGACCTTCGCGAAGGGTTCCTGGTTATGCTACAAGAATTCGGTCCGGTCGGATTGTTTTGGGGGGTGTGCAAAAAAATAATGAGGAACTATTAAACTATCAAGCTGACGTGCTACACTTAAGCTACAAAGAAAGGATGAAAGGAAGCGAATGCATGCGTTATCGAATCAAATCACTTCATCTAATTGTAATCGCAGCAATACTTCTCTTGCTTGCAGCGGCAGCTATCGCTCTCAGCATCCACAAATCCCGACCTTTAGCACTTAACGAGAGCAAGATCCAGACCACTGCCAATCAGCCTGAGTTAACAGTCCCCACGGAGCCCCAGTCGACAATGAAAGTTGAAAACGCAAACAAACCCATGAATGAAGTAACACCTCCGGATGAATCCTACGATGTGGTTATAATCGGCAGTGAGCTGGAAGGACTTTACTTGGCTAGAGCAGCTGCAGACGAGGGGCTTCGCGTGAAGATTTTAGATCCGAAGAATGCCTTCGGCGGTCAGGTCCTTCAAGGACAAATGCTATTCCTGGACGAGACGCGGGACGAGCATGGCAAGCTGCTTGTGCAAGGGAGAGCGAAGGAGTTATTTGATGGATTTCGAAACGCTAAAATTCGCAAGCTTCCTGAATTCGAGGCCTATATGAAAAAACTGCTTGGCTCCATTCCTATCGAAGAAGGCATTCAAATTCAAGACATGCAAAATCATGATGCTGAGGACCAGTTACACCATATCACTTCCATAACATACGTTGATCAGCAGCAGACTAAGAAAACCATTGGAGCATCCTACTGGGTAGACAATACGGACAATGCAGCATTATTAAGTCGTCTTGAGGTTACCCGTCTACCTGGATTAGAAGCGTTCTATGGTCAAAATAACATTGAATATATGAGCTCAGGCATGATGATGAAATTTACTCACGTGGACTGGAAAACGTTCAATACTACCTTCAATAAGCTGAAGCAGAGCGAGAAAAACAAACGCTTCGGAGGCGGATATGTCAGCGACAGCTACGCGATTGGGTTAAGCGGTGTCACGAGTTCCTATCATCCTTCCAACGACAGAGTATTCTTGAGAGGATTAAACGCAGTGAATCAGAGAGACGGAGATGTACTCATCAACGCACTGCTTGTGTATACGGTCGATCCTGCGAGCAGCAAGTCCGTTCAAGAGGCGGTCTATCTAGGCAACAACGAAACGAAGCTGATTGTCGATCATTTCCGTCAGACGCTTCCCGGCTGGGAACACGCTGAAGTGGGTGACCTGCCTACTTACCCTTATATTCGCGAATATAATCATTACGAAATGGACTATACGTTGAAGCCATCGGATCTGCTTTCGGGTAAAATGTTCTGGGACAATGTCAGCATCGGCGGCTATCCGCTCGATCTTCAAGGAACAAGCGCAAACAAATGGGGCATTGAAATGGGACGGCCGGACAAGTACGGCATGCCGCTGCGCAGCTTTCTTCTGAAAAACTACGATAATGTTATCGCAGCCGGTAAGAACGTGGGCTCCTCCGCCATTGCATTCGGAAGTACGAGAATACAGCCGAATACAAGTCTTGCTGCAGAATCCATCGGCGTCATGCTGGGACAATTACAGGGAAAAGAACGGCTAATGGACATTAATGCGGAGCAAATGGACAAGCTGCATCAGTATCTGGAGAAAAAATATCACATTAAGCTTACCGGTGTAACGGCGGACAACAAGCTTAAAGGATGGACGGAGCAAGAGCTTAGCAAGCTGGACACCGGAGAAATTACGTATCCCAGTTACTCGCAAGTGAAGAAAAAGCAAGCAAAGAGCAAGTAAGCTAGCAAATAAGTAAAGTAAGCTTCAAATAAACTTCAAATAAATAGAGACTGCGTTTTCGCTTTAGAAGTCAGAGCGGAATCGCAGTCTTCTTTACTTTTACAAAGAATCAATAAAATCCTTATTGCCGATTGAAAAAAGCTATGTATAATAAGCATTATACTTATATAAACTTATAAACACTTACGAAACAGAGGTGAAGCTAGTTGTTTCAGGAGGAACGACTCATATCCATCATCAATTACTTAAAAACAAATAAACGAATTACTGTAGACCAAATCTGCGAGCAGTATGATGTCTCCCGTGACACAGCCCGACGTGATATGGTCAAGCTCGAGGAGCAAGGTCGCATTATCCGCACTAGAGGCGGAGCCATTCTTCCTACGCTTTCCAAGGATGTCGGTAATTACGAACAAAGGCTGCAAGCCGAATCTTCTTCCAAGCTAACCATCGGCAAAACCGCAGCAGCACTTATTCTTGATGGAGATTACATTATGATGGATGCATCCACAACCGTCCTGCATGCCGCTACGGCAATGAATTCCAAGAACAACGTTGTCGTAACCAGCTCGATTGAGATAGCAGCAACGTTAGCCCGGAAAGGAGATACAACCGTCCATATGCTAGGAGGTGTGCTCGACAACCAGCACCATAGTGTTTACGGCGCGAAAGCCATCGAAATGCTGAATGACTATCATGTAGATAAGCTGCTGATCGGTACATGCGGCATTACAGAGGATGGTTTGACCGCGCCCAATGAGGAAGATAGTTATTTGGTAAGAGCCATGATGCAGCATGCTGATCAGGTCATTATGCTTGCGGATCATTCGAAATTCGGCAAAAAGCTGTTCCATCGAGTTGTAGGCTTTGAGAGTATTGACATTCTTATAACCGATCAGGAGCTTAGCCCGGAAATGAAGGAGAAGCTGCTAGCCTGCGATGTTGAGATTGTATTAACGGAAGGAGAAATAACCGCATGATTAAAATGATTGTCAGCGATTTGGACGGAACTCTTCTCGATCACAGCAAGAAAGTAAGCCGCCGCGAAATCGATGCTTTGAAACGAATTCAAGCAGCGGGAATCGAGCTTTGCCTGGCTTCCGGCAGGATGCATGTTGAGATGCAGCAGGTTATGCAGGAAATTGATTTTGAGGCTCATTCCGTCTCGCAGAATGGCGCTTTTGTTCATGTAAAAGACGGCACTAGGCTGTTTACTCATTTCTTTTCCCCTGAGCTTGCGTATGAGGTGTATCAAGTCGTCAAAGAGTTTGATATGGTCAAATTGATTTGTACGGGAGACGCTAATTATACGGTTACAATGGATAGCGCCACAGCTGAGATTCAGGCTCGCATGTTCCAGCCTTTCATCGTGAAGGAGGATGTAGGAGCAGCGCTTCAAAGCGATATGCGCTCGTGCAAATTTTCTTTCTTCGGCAAGGTCGAAGTTCTCATGCAGGTGAAAGAGGCTCTACAGCAAAAATTTGGTGAGCAACTGGATATCTACATGGCGGATCACGACTGTCTGGATGTCATGCCGCAGAATGTGTCCAAAGGCAGCTCACTGCTTGTCTTGCTGGAGCATCTAGGACTTAGACCCGAAGAAGTTGCCTGCGTGGGGGACTCTTTCAATGATGTATCCATGTTCGGCATAACCCCTAACAGCTATGCCATGAAGACAGCACATCGAGATGTCCAGCTAGCTTCGGCTTATCAAGTCCATTCTGTTGCAGAAGCGATTGAGCATGCATTTGCAGCATCCAAATTTTTTGAAAGCAGAGGAACTCAAACATCATGAGAAGACTGCTTACAATGGGATGCTTGTCTTACTTACTAACCGGATGCACACACGTTATTTTTGGGGCTGTGTTAACTGAGCTTCTCAAATATTATGGGCGCAGCTATCAAGACGGAGGACTTCTCGTTTTTATGGAATTCGGTGGCTTTCTGCTCGGGGTGCTGGCAGCGCCGTACTTGGCTGGAATCATAAGTCGAAGAAGCACGATTGTTACGGCTTTTGCTCTCCTTTTTTGCCGCTATGGCCGCTACAGTACTGCTGCTGCCCTGGTCAATGGCCGTTACCTTCGTTTTTATTGCCGGAATCTCTTTCGGTCTGGTCGAATCGAGTATCAGTACGTTCGTCCTGCTCGCTGCAAAGGAGCAGCAGGCCATTGCGTTCAGCAAGCTCGAGGTTTTCTTCGGTGTTGGGGCTTTGATTATGCCGCTCATTTCCAGTGTGCTGATTGCTGCGGGAGCCTGGAAATATGCATTCCTGTTGCTGGGAGGCAGCTCGCTTGCCATGGCGGTCATCTGGTCAAAGCTCTCGCTCGGGGAGCATGATCAGTTGCTTGCCCATAAAGCAAAACGCGATCAACCGTCAGTCAAGCTGCCTAGGTTGAGCAAACGGGCGCTCGCAGTCCTGCTTATGTTTATGTTCGTTTTCTTTGTCTACGCGGGAATGGAAAATACGATTGTGAACTTCCTTCCATCCATGTTCAAGGAGCAAATGCAATTGTCCAGCTCTATGTCCTCCCTGACGGTCACCGCATACTGGTTGACGATGGTCATCGGGCGCATATTCGCAGGCGTTATTGCAGAGAAACTAACGTATTTCCGCTATCTGGCGGTATCCTACGCACTCAGTCTGCTGATGGTTCTATGGTGGGTGTTTAATTCATCCGCATGGAGCGGCTTCGCCATTGTCCTGCTGCTGGGTCTGTTCATGTCCGGTATGTTTGCCGTTGCACTTATCTATGCCAATCAGCTTCTTCCCGGCCGGACCGAGCAAACGACAAGCTTCCTAATTGCATCCGGCGGGCTCGGCGGCGCCGTCCTTCCTCTTGCTTCAGGCTGGAGCCTGGATCGCTTCCATGTCAGTGCCACGGTGAGCGCAATAGCTGTTGGTATGCTGGTGGTGCTGCTGGTCGTTTTGTACGCCAAGCGGTTAAAGGAACATCCTCAGACCGCGATTCCCCTTCAAACGGCCGAACAGCATGGGGCCTAGCTTGCGATAGCGAAGCATGGATGATTATCGCCACGCATTGGCAGCACAGCGTTCGCTAGGATTTACATCAAATGCGGTATCATGAATAAGGAATAACTTGCATGCAGAAAAAGGATGGCAGTCCACAACGGGCTGTGCCATCCTTTTGTTATTTCGGCCATTATGATTGTCCTAGCTTTAAATGAATCCTCACGGCATCCTCTTCAAATTGGACTTCCTTCACTCCAATCAGTTTGGGAAGCTGCGCTTCAATTGGAATTTGAACGGTAGCGAGCTGAAGCCATGCTGGCGGCAGCTTCACATCTTTGATTTGTGTACGGGTATGTATCAACTCAATATTAGGCCGGTTCCAGGATAACGTGAAGAACAGCTTTGCGCCTATAGGAAGCCGATCCTTCCAACGAAGATTGACATCCGCCTCCAGCACGTCCCCGTGAAGCTTGGCTTGTGCGCCTTCTATCCGAATCTGTGGCGGCAACTGGCCGTTCGCGGCACTTGCGGCGAGCTGTTTTTTTAACAGATTATCGATATCCGCTTCGGTCAAAACCAGCTCAAGCTTGCGGCTTGCAAGCATAGCAGCGATCTTATCCCCTGCGGACACCTCAACATAGTTTAAATCAAGCGCCTGAGCAGGTCTGACATAGCGGATTAACGCTACAAAACATGCAACTAGCATGGCGGCTGTGACTAAGAAGATGACTAGCTTCTTCAAAGCTTCATCCCTCCTTCGGATTCACGGCAAACCTGTCAAACGGCACATGATTCGCTGCAAGCAATCGCGCCTCTTCAGAGGCCGGCTGCTCGCAAGGGCAGGCTCGCCGGCTGCCGCAAGGGCAGGCTCGCTGGCTGCTCGCAAAGGGCAGGCTCGCTGGCTGCTCGCAAAGGGCAGGCTCGCTGGGCTGCTCGCAAAGGGCAGGCTCGCTGGCTGCTCGCAAGGGCAGGCTCGCTGGCTGCCGCAAGGGCAGGCTCGCCGGCTGCCGCAAAGGGCAGGCTCGCCGGCTGCCGCAAGGGCAGGCTCGCCGGCTGCTCGCAAGGGCAGGCTCGCTGGCTGCTCGCAAGGGCAGGCTCGCCGGCTGCCGCAAGGGCGGGCTCGCCGGCTGCCGCAAGGGCAGGCTCGCCGGCTGCTCGCAAGGGCAGGCTCGCCGGCTGCTCGCAAGGGCAGGCTCGCCGGCTGCTCGCAAGGGCAGGCTCGCCGGCTGCCGCAAGGGCAGGCTCGAAGCAGCAGGGCGCTTACTCCTTGCCCTGCTGCTTCGCCTTGAGCCAGCGCGGCGCGCCCTTGCTCTTGCGGTCCCGCTCGCGCTCGGCCTTGCGAGCGGCGGGCGACGCGGCCCTGCCGCCTGCGGCCGCGCCGGTACGGGCAGCCGGCTTCGCCGCTGCTGCCCCGCCTTGCGGGCCGCGGGCTGCCGGGCCCGCGGCGCTCACGCGCACCGCGTCCGCAGGTGCGGCGCCCTCCCGCGCGACGGCGGCTTGGCCGCCGCCGCTGCGCGGAGAAGCTGCGCCGCCCGCCGGGCGCGCGGCCTGACGGCGGCTGCGCATGGCAGCCGCGCTGCGATCATCGGCCGGATCGACGATCCGGCCCTCGTACATGGACTTCGGCACAATCTTGATGCCGAGCTCCTTTTCAAACTTGCCGAGGATGAACTTCTCCTTCGGCGTAATAATCGAGATGGCCGTGCCCTTGCGGCCCATCCGGCCTGTCCGTCCAACGCGATGCAAATAATACTCCGCGTTCGTCGCCGGATCCAGGTGGAAGACGTGAGTCACGCCTTCAATATCCAAGCCCCGCGCTGCGATATCCGTCGCCAGCAGCAGCTGGAACTTGCGGCTGCGGAACGCTTGCATGGCCTTCGCCCGCTCCTGTTTTCCGGCCTCACCGTACAATGCCTCCACAGAAAGACCGACGTACTGGAGCTTCTGCACCACTTCGGAGATATCCGCCGTTGCGTTTACAAAAACAATAGCGGAAGGAGGATTGATCAGCCTCACAAGTCTCCGCAGCGTATCAATCTTCTCCCGCTCCTCACAAACGAAGTAAAGATGCTCAAGCGTTTCAGCCGTCCGCTGGTTGGGATTGATTTTCACCACAACGGGCTGCTTCATCCATCTCTCCGAGGATTGCACAATACGATCGGGAATCGTCGCAGATACAAAAATCATCTGGTTGCCCTGCTGCATGCCTTTGAGAATCGCCTCTACTTCATGCATAGCCCCCAGCTCAAATACTTGGTCTACTTCATCCACCACGGTGATCTTACTATGATGCAGGCTTAGCTTACGCATTTTAACAAGCTCCAAAATGCGCCCAGGTGTTCCTACAGCAATATGTGGATGAAGCTTCAGTTTATCGACCTGTCAGGCTAGCGCCGCTCCTCCGATTAAGGCCTGGGAGCGGATCGAGCCTCCCTGCGTCAGCTTCTCAATTAAGTGAATAATTTGCATACCGAGCTCTCTCGTAGGCACCACAATAATGGCTTGCAGTTTTCTGTCTTGCGGGTCAATCTTCTGCAGCGCAGGAAGTAAATAAGCCAAGGTTTTGCCTGTTCCCGTCTGCGACTGGATAATGGCGTCTTTCCCCTCCAACAGAGCAGGAATAGCTTCCTGCTGAATCGGACTTGGCTGAGTGATGCCCATTTCATTTAATTTATCTACATAAGACTGAGCAATCTGCAGTCCTTCAAAATTGTTATTCATCTTAAACCCTCTTTTCTTTTCCTTCGAACATTTCCTCAATTATAAGCGACGACTTGCAGCGATACAAACCCCCAAAGGAACAAACCACTCCATCTACCTACACTAGGCTGAGCCCATTGGCCGACCAATATGGATGTGAAGCAATCATATATAAACCCTATGCTCTCATAGCCACCCAAAGGTTAGCGGCTAATTCGTCCTAATAGGATCGTCGCGCTTTTAACTGAAAAAAGTTCTGTTCATTCGAACAGAACTGAGTTGGTTGATAAAATTGAGGCCGTTCCGAGCTTCAGTAGCTTTTCTCCGAGTACTGCTGACATTTTGTTATTCAATTGAAATAAGAGCCTTCTAAAGGGATAACAAAACTGTCAAAGGTGACCGCTACGCTTCTCCGCAAACTACGGAGCCCTCCATCTTCCTTTATCAGCAGTCTGAGTTCTGTTCATTGG
This genomic window from Paenibacillus hexagrammi contains:
- a CDS encoding S-layer homology domain-containing protein codes for the protein MKKQLFKKMVATCLACVMIVGGGTAAFAKDNGHGNGHGNGKGNNGKGNNVQANININLNFNDMKNAEWALRYIASLASKRVFEGYEDGSFKPDNTVTRIEAITAAVRLMGLRDQAESTAEMQTKLNFKDADKIPSWAVGYVAVALENDLFTESDDSVQPQKEADRLWATTLLVKALKYEAEAKAKMNTTLTFKDAKQIPAGSVGYVAVAVDKGLVDGFEDNTFKPNQPVTRAQLAALLDRTSGQLPGEDQDSSTGTVSAVVSNNVLLLTKSGTTTQYVLHPDVFVLRNGVKVAATSLQIGDEVKLSTFNNQVVYIEVTKLAQSSTIDSGTVSTAVANNVLTLTKSGSTYQLALHPSVYVYRGGVQVSPAALQIGDEVNIRTADNQVIYIEVTKLAQADTSFDVLGTLNSTTLNASGGISTISINQTINGSNQTAIYNVSSSVTLTGNLTQFTAGHLIELKGKDQLVTSIDIK
- a CDS encoding FAD-dependent oxidoreductase, producing the protein MRYRIKSLHLIVIAAILLLLAAAAIALSIHKSRPLALNESKIQTTANQPELTVPTEPQSTMKVENANKPMNEVTPPDESYDVVIIGSELEGLYLARAAADEGLRVKILDPKNAFGGQVLQGQMLFLDETRDEHGKLLVQGRAKELFDGFRNAKIRKLPEFEAYMKKLLGSIPIEEGIQIQDMQNHDAEDQLHHITSITYVDQQQTKKTIGASYWVDNTDNAALLSRLEVTRLPGLEAFYGQNNIEYMSSGMMMKFTHVDWKTFNTTFNKLKQSEKNKRFGGGYVSDSYAIGLSGVTSSYHPSNDRVFLRGLNAVNQRDGDVLINALLVYTVDPASSKSVQEAVYLGNNETKLIVDHFRQTLPGWEHAEVGDLPTYPYIREYNHYEMDYTLKPSDLLSGKMFWDNVSIGGYPLDLQGTSANKWGIEMGRPDKYGMPLRSFLLKNYDNVIAAGKNVGSSAIAFGSTRIQPNTSLAAESIGVMLGQLQGKERLMDINAEQMDKLHQYLEKKYHIKLTGVTADNKLKGWTEQELSKLDTGEITYPSYSQVKKKQAKSK
- a CDS encoding DeoR/GlpR family DNA-binding transcription regulator; this translates as MFQEERLISIINYLKTNKRITVDQICEQYDVSRDTARRDMVKLEEQGRIIRTRGGAILPTLSKDVGNYEQRLQAESSSKLTIGKTAAALILDGDYIMMDASTTVLHAATAMNSKNNVVVTSSIEIAATLARKGDTTVHMLGGVLDNQHHSVYGAKAIEMLNDYHVDKLLIGTCGITEDGLTAPNEEDSYLVRAMMQHADQVIMLADHSKFGKKLFHRVVGFESIDILITDQELSPEMKEKLLACDVEIVLTEGEITA
- a CDS encoding HAD family hydrolase, with product MIKMIVSDLDGTLLDHSKKVSRREIDALKRIQAAGIELCLASGRMHVEMQQVMQEIDFEAHSVSQNGAFVHVKDGTRLFTHFFSPELAYEVYQVVKEFDMVKLICTGDANYTVTMDSATAEIQARMFQPFIVKEDVGAALQSDMRSCKFSFFGKVEVLMQVKEALQQKFGEQLDIYMADHDCLDVMPQNVSKGSSLLVLLEHLGLRPEEVACVGDSFNDVSMFGITPNSYAMKTAHRDVQLASAYQVHSVAEAIEHAFAASKFFESRGTQTS
- a CDS encoding MFS transporter, encoding MLRLLLSFFAAMAATVLLLPWSMAVTFVFIAGISFGLVESSISTFVLLAAKEQQAIAFSKLEVFFGVGALIMPLISSVLIAAGAWKYAFLLLGGSSLAMAVIWSKLSLGEHDQLLAHKAKRDQPSVKLPRLSKRALAVLLMFMFVFFVYAGMENTIVNFLPSMFKEQMQLSSSMSSLTVTAYWLTMVIGRIFAGVIAEKLTYFRYLAVSYALSLLMVLWWVFNSSAWSGFAIVLLLGLFMSGMFAVALIYANQLLPGRTEQTTSFLIASGGLGGAVLPLASGWSLDRFHVSATVSAIAVGMLVVLLVVLYAKRLKEHPQTAIPLQTAEQHGA
- a CDS encoding DEAD/DEAH box helicase; the protein is MHEVEAILKGMQQGNQMIFVSATIPDRIVQSSERWMKQPVVVKINPNQRTAETLEHLYFVCEEREKIDTLRRLVRLINPPSAIVFVNATADISEVVQKLQYVGLSVEALYGEAGKQERAKAMQAFRSRKFQLLLATDIAARGLDIEGVTHVFHLDPATNAEYYLHRVGRTGRMGRKGTAISIITPKEKFILGKFEKELGIKIVPKSMYEGRIVDPADDRSAAAMRSRRQAARPAGGAASPRSGGGQAAVAREGAAPADAVRVSAAGPAARGPQGGAAAAKPAARTGAAAGGRAASPAARKAERERDRKSKGAPRWLKAKQQGKE